One Roseimaritima multifibrata DNA window includes the following coding sequences:
- the miaA gene encoding tRNA (adenosine(37)-N6)-dimethylallyltransferase MiaA, which produces MTAPNVFPPLIDKCWVITGATASGKSELAMLLAESLNGEILSLDSMAVYRGMDIGTAKPTAAQQAAVPHHLVDIVDPTEPFSVACYLRAAHKAVADILERGRTPIFVGGTPMYLKGILRGFDPGPPANWEFRQQIEADVKTYGLEALRNRLIQVDPLSAHRLHPNDVRRMTRALEVAFLTGEPLSHRQLQHEQRCLPTECRVFACQRQREQLHLRIDQRVVAMFEAGLVEETVRLLQSPKPLSHTATQAVGYAEVIDHLNDGVDLDETIERVQAHTRQLARRQETFLRSLGETTTVAIENQASVEAIRDEILSSLQRS; this is translated from the coding sequence ATGACCGCCCCAAACGTCTTTCCTCCGCTAATTGACAAGTGCTGGGTCATTACAGGTGCAACCGCAAGTGGCAAATCCGAACTTGCGATGTTGTTGGCAGAATCGTTAAACGGAGAAATCCTGTCGCTCGATTCGATGGCGGTCTATCGCGGTATGGACATTGGAACGGCGAAACCGACTGCCGCCCAGCAAGCCGCCGTTCCCCACCACTTGGTCGACATTGTCGATCCGACCGAGCCTTTCAGCGTGGCGTGTTATCTGCGAGCCGCCCACAAAGCGGTCGCGGACATCCTAGAACGCGGACGGACTCCGATCTTTGTGGGGGGGACACCGATGTATCTAAAGGGGATCTTGCGAGGCTTTGATCCGGGGCCGCCAGCGAACTGGGAATTTCGACAACAGATCGAAGCCGATGTAAAAACCTACGGCCTGGAGGCGCTTCGCAACCGCCTGATCCAAGTGGATCCCCTCTCCGCACATCGCCTGCATCCCAACGATGTCCGCCGCATGACGCGCGCCCTAGAAGTCGCATTCCTGACCGGCGAACCGCTCAGCCACCGCCAACTGCAACATGAGCAGCGCTGTTTGCCGACCGAGTGCCGCGTGTTCGCCTGCCAGCGTCAGCGAGAACAGCTCCATCTGCGAATCGACCAACGCGTCGTCGCGATGTTTGAAGCGGGCTTGGTTGAGGAAACCGTACGTCTGCTTCAATCGCCGAAACCGCTCAGCCATACCGCCACGCAGGCCGTTGGGTACGCCGAAGTGATCGATCATCTGAACGATGGCGTCGATCTGGATGAGACGATCGAACGGGTTCAAGCCCACACGCGGCAGCTTGCCAGAAGGCAGGAAACCTTCCTCCGCAGTTTAGGGGAAACGACGACCGTCGCGATCGAGAACCAAGCCTCTGTCGAAGCGATTCGCGATGAAATCCTCTCAAGCCTGCAACGGTCGTAG